A part of Caretta caretta isolate rCarCar2 chromosome 1, rCarCar1.hap1, whole genome shotgun sequence genomic DNA contains:
- the CBY2 gene encoding protein chibby homolog 2, whose protein sequence is MNHQMQRAEPDMDYIPPRVKLSDETFVFIDGKWVSETYNQPPFASQQKHYNKKMQNDWTLWEENKALWEEIKALRIENKALREENKTLQCLRTQNKAIQVIYDETLQQVLQKENKSFPIFRERNIGFQVSQENKALQVVRENNMALQVLREETQAVPVFQKETKATPIEEESKDDVPAIQEDSKANPIQNEIKAVSALQKKSNSVQDIWEESKAVPVQEENKAAPGIQEENVALQAVKKLNQTLQALLKENQTLLEEKKAIQVLQEENKVFWEENNKLKLQLTVVKGTVLEIMARMEILQKELNTLSPVQCNEMRKPDRCW, encoded by the coding sequence ATGAATCACCAAATGCAACGGGCAGAACCAGATATGGATTACATTCCCCCTCGGGTCAAGCTAAGTGATGAGACATTTGTCTTTATAGATGGCAAATGGGTGAGTGAGACCTATAATCAGCCACCTTTTGCTTCCCAACAGAAACATTACAACAAGAAGATGCAGAATGACTGGACTCTCTGGGAGGAGAACAAAGCACTCTGGGAAGAGATCAAGGCCCTCCGGATTGAAAACAAGGCCCTCCGGGAGGAGAACAAAACTCTCCAGTGCCTCCGGACGCAGAATAAAGCCATCCAGGTTATTTATGATGAGACCCTCCAGCAGGTTCTCCAGAAGGAGAACAAGTCCTTCCCAATCTTCCGAGAAAGGAATATAGGCTTCCAGGTCAGCCAAGAGAACAAGGCCCTTCAGGTTGTTCGGGAAAATAATATGGCTTTACAGGTACTCCGGGAGGAGACCCAGGCTGTCCCAGTCTTccagaaggagaccaaagccacACCAATCGAGGAAGAGAGCAAGGATGATGTCCCTGCCATCCAGGAGGACAGCAAAGCCAACCCAATCCAAAATGAGATCAAGGCTGTCTCAGCCCTCCAGAAAAAGAGTAATTCTGTCCAGGACATCTGGGAGGAAAGCAAAGCTGTCCCAGTTCAGGAGGAGAACAAGGCTGCCCCAGGTATCCAGGAGGAAAATGTGGCTCTCCAGGCTGTCAAGAAACTAAATCAAACCCTCCAGGCCCTGCTAAAAGAGAACCAGACCCTTCTGGAAGAGAAAAAGGCAATCCAGGTTCTTCAGGAAGAGAACAAAGTCTTCTGGGAAGAGAACAATAAGTTGAAGCTGCAGCTAACTGTAGTGAAAGGCACAGTGTTGGAGATTATGGCCCGGATGGAAATACTGCAAAAGGAGCTCAATACCCTTTCTCCTGTTCAGTGTAATGAGATGAGGAAGCCAGACAGGTGCTGGTAA